A stretch of the Cyprinus carpio isolate SPL01 chromosome B4, ASM1834038v1, whole genome shotgun sequence genome encodes the following:
- the LOC109062776 gene encoding uncharacterized protein LOC109062776 — MELFDVCPVCHRICHIRSQRIGTFLRVEQLCHHCQFSRKWNSQPILGSTPAGNLHLSAAVYLSGASFFTIEKIFAAMKLHLFKYDTFRRHARMCIEPAIVYKWRNWQDEMLQLLAQREKVIVGGDMRADSPGHSAKYGSYTMMDLETNTVVDVQLVQSNEVGGSYHMEKEGLKRGLDFLDAHGVTLDCIVTDRHPQIQKFLRERNVNQFYDVWHIEKGISKQLEKVCKLKGCEKIRKWLHSIKNHIYWTAASSSSGPERVAKWMSMLNHMQNKHTHEDSNFPACLHGTRRSRDTKKWLAAGTLPYLKLEKVLSNKRIVKDVAKLSPHYQTSSIEVFHSVILRFTPKNVVFPFLGMLCRLYLAALHYNENAGRTQATTAAGRPVFKVTFPKAKKGEYRVREVKTQATFRYVDDLLDLIFDKVFVDPAPYVDDVLRIPIPPALCAEYDRPEKEEAISSRVSRFNQ; from the exons ATGGAACTGTTTGATGTGTGCCCGGTATGTCATAGAATCTGTCATATAAGATCACAAAGGATTGGAACATTTCTACGTGTTGAACAACTCTGCCACCATTGTCAGTTCTCACGGAAATGGAACAGTCAGCCGATTTTGGGCAGTACTCCAGCTGGAAACCTTCACCTTTCTGCTGCTGTGTATCTCAGTGGTGCTTCATTTTTCACAATTGAAAAG ATATTTGCAGCTATGAAGTTACATCTTTTCAAGTACGACACCTTTCGTCGTCATGCACGAATGTGCATTGAGCCTGCTATTGTTTACAAATGGAGAAACTGGCAGGATGAGATGCTACAGCTGTTGGCTCAAAGGGAAAAGGTCATTGTTGGAGGAGATATGAGGGCTGACTCACCAG ggcaCTCTGCCAAATATGGCAGTTACACAATGATGGACCTGGAGACAAACACCGTTGTTGATGTACAACTCGTCCAG AGTAATGAAGTGGGAGGAAGTTACCACATGGAAAAGGAAGGTTTGAAGAGAGGTCTTGACTTTTTGGATGCTCATGGAGTGACTCTGGACTGCATTGTGACTGACCGACATCCGCAAATACAAAAATTCCTCAGGGAACGCAATGTCAACCAATTCTATGATGTCTGGCACATAGAGAAAG GAATTTCAAAGCAGCTGGAAAAAGTGTGCAAGCTAAAGGGTTGTGAGAAAATACGTAAATGGTTGCATAGTATAAAAAACCACATCTATTGGACTGCTGCATCATCAAGCAGTGGACCTGAAAGAGTGGCTAAATGGATGTCTATGCTAAACCACATGCAAAATAAGCACACACATGAAGACAGCAATTTTCCAGCATGTCTACATGGAACAAGGAGAAGTCGAGACACAAAAAAGTGGCTAGCTGCTG GAACACTGCCATATCTCAAGTTGGAGAAAGTTCTCTCCAACAAGAGAATTGTGAAGGATGTTGCCAAGCTAAGTCCACACTATCAGACTTCTTCTATCGAGGTTTTCCACAGTGTAATACTACGGTTTACACCAAAAAATGTGGTTTTTCCATTTCTGGGAATGTTGTGCAG ACTATACCTGGCTGCACTACATTACAATGAGAATGCCGGGCGTACTCAAGCTACGACAGCAGCTGGTCGACCGGTGTTCAAAGTGACCTTTCCAAAGGCCAAGAAGGGAGAATACCGGGTCAGAGAAGTAAAGACACAAGCAACATTCA GATATGTGGATGACCTGCTGGACCTCATATTTGATAAAGTCTTTGTGGATCCTGCACCATATGTGGATGATGTTTTGAGGATACCAATACCACCAGCATTGTGTGCAGAGTATGACCGGCCAGAGAAGGAGGAGGCCATCTCTAGTAGGGTATCTCGGTTTAATCAATAG